The Gammaproteobacteria bacterium genome has a segment encoding these proteins:
- a CDS encoding NAD-dependent epimerase/dehydratase family protein, which translates to MTTQADKRIFLAGAAGAIGRLLAPMLRANGWTVLGTTRSAAKLPMLQQLGIDGVVVDVFDAEKLSAIVCQFQPEVVIHQLTDLPYGLDENQMQDALKRNARLRDEGTRNLVNAAAAAGAKRLIAQSIAFVYAQGQPPYHEEHPLLSAADPVYGETVDGVRSLERQVMEGVAQGLVLRYGLLYGENTGFDTPIAPGSIHVFAAARAAALAVTRGEPGIYNIADHDGLVAIDKARQQLGWEPDLRR; encoded by the coding sequence ATGACCACACAGGCTGATAAACGTATTTTTCTCGCAGGCGCGGCTGGCGCCATCGGCCGTCTGCTGGCTCCCATGCTGCGCGCCAATGGCTGGACGGTGCTTGGAACAACACGTTCTGCAGCCAAACTGCCGATGCTGCAGCAGTTGGGCATTGACGGCGTGGTGGTCGATGTATTCGATGCAGAAAAACTGTCCGCCATCGTTTGTCAGTTTCAGCCAGAAGTGGTCATTCACCAGCTTACCGATCTACCCTACGGGCTGGATGAAAATCAGATGCAAGACGCCCTCAAGCGCAATGCTCGTCTGCGTGATGAAGGTACGCGTAACCTGGTCAATGCCGCTGCAGCAGCGGGAGCGAAACGCCTGATTGCCCAGAGTATTGCTTTTGTTTACGCCCAAGGGCAGCCGCCTTATCACGAAGAGCATCCGTTACTATCAGCCGCCGATCCCGTCTATGGCGAAACGGTCGACGGTGTGCGCAGTCTGGAGCGCCAGGTCATGGAGGGTGTAGCGCAGGGTCTCGTGCTGCGCTACGGCCTGCTGTATGGCGAAAATACAGGTTTCGATACCCCGATTGCACCGGGTTCGATTCATGTCTTTGCTGCTGCCAGGGCTGCCGCACTAGCGGTCACCAGGGGGGAGCCAGGAATTTACAACATTGCTGATCACGATGGCCTTGTCGCTATCGACAAAGCACGTCAGCAACTTGGCTGGGAGCCGGATCTACGCAGGTGA